A single Hippocampus zosterae strain Florida chromosome 19, ASM2543408v3, whole genome shotgun sequence DNA region contains:
- the syt14b gene encoding synaptotagmin-14b isoform X2, whose protein sequence is MAFFKSFQQNLPSVSISSILDTVSSKVDDLANAVSDVTYAVSDQLSEQVSTIINKVQEEEDGDQDWAQDGKAASRSLWPETSSKSKNNSSGDVAEAECEQSQLEWEWRDGCWRVKKTEAELAEEERRKKEEKELLEEREMRRKERREKRLEKAGVTTKNQEPSKEGQEEQTEADELKKTGQEARQGEDATQPGGRDACDESPPSSGAESERTFPEHEEEKNERDDEERYGLDREGDDEDAPDAPQVKKKKLDKKKEKAAKKAEKKEKDRKRKKKDKSKREAILTESEEERDPEPAVQSTTAACRSKNKEATEQEGDSSEASDENGDRIQKLQKTPSLAEGRPPPYQDRVSVACVSSSRSRVGGGSSPQRCSSEASVDQDTKSYLNKGCEEDSTAVMGPEDSSGPPLPSAYEPEPLAKYGTLDVAFEYDSNERWLAVTVTAATDIPALKQAGNISWQVHLVLLPTKKQRAKTGVQKGPCPVFTETFKFSRVEQEVLSDCAVRFRLYSIRRMKKEKVLGEKVFHLTKLNLQGKIALPVTLEPGSELTGCGSMVSVSRSAGAVSYRSTEDSSSPEILLGLVYNSATGHLSAEVIQGSHFKSTASDKPVNGLFCCLKHFVGGQLYIMRDTYVTLTMLDSKGKEMSKFKTAVCRGQPSPSYKETFVFQVALFQLTDVSLVLSVFSRRSSMRPRERLGWVSLGHSSTGEEELAHWIEMKEAEGQQVCHWHTLTDTKGLIY, encoded by the exons ATGGCCTTCTTCAAGAGCTTTCAGCAGAACCTTCCGTCCGTCAGCATTTCCTCCATCTTGGACACGGTCAGCAGCAAAGTGGACGACCTGGCCAACGCCGTCAGCGATGTGACGTACGCCGTTAGCGACCAGCTGAGCGAGCAGGTCAGCACCATCATCAACAAggtccaggaggaggaggacggagATCAGGATTGGGCGCAGGACGGGAAAGCCGCGAGTAGAAGTTTGTGGCCGGAAACGAGTTCAAAATCGAAAAACAACTCAAGCGGTGACGTCGCCGAGGCGGAGTGTGAACAAAGCCAGCTGGAGTGGGAATGGAGGGACGGATGCTGGCGGGTGAAGAAGACGGAAGCCGAGTTagcggaggaggagaggaggaagaaagagGAGAAAGAGTTGCTGGAGGAGAGGGAGATGAGGAGGAAAGAGAGGAGAGAGAAGCGCTTGGAGAAGGCCGGCGTGACTACGAAAAACCAGGAGCCTTCTAAAGAGGGACAGGAAGAGCAGACGGAAGCcgacgaattaaaaaaaacaggccaaGAAGCGAGGCAAGGTGAAGACGCAACACAGCCCGGCGGACGCGACGCGTGTGATGAATCGCCTCCGTCGTCGGGCGCCGAAAGTGAGAGGACGTTCCCTGAACATGAGGAGGAAAAGAATGAACGAGATGACGAGGAGCGGTACGGCCTCGACAGAGAAGGTGACGACGAGGACGCGCCGGATGCCCCtcaagtgaaaaagaaaaagttggatAAAAAGAAGGAGAAAGCGGCTAAGAAAGCggagaagaaggagaaagaCAGGAAGCGCAAGAAgaaagacaaaagcaaacgag AGGCAATTTTGACAGAAAGCGAAGAAGAAAGAGACCCGGAGCCTGCGGTCCAGTCTACGACCGCAGCGTGCCGCAGCAAAAACAAAGAGGCCACAGAACAGGAAGGCGACAGCAGTGAGGCCTCCGACGAAAACGGTGA CCGCATCCAGAAATTACAGAAAACGCCGTCGCTCGCGGAGGGCCGGCCTCCTCCCTATCAGGACCGGGTCTCGGTGGCCTGCGTGTCTTCCTCCCGTTCCCGTGTCGGCGGGGGGTCATCCCCTCAACGCTGCTCCAGTGAGGCCAGCGTGGACCAGGACACGAAGAGCTACCTCAACAAAGGTTGCGAGGAGGACAGCACTGCCGTGATGGGGCCCGAG gacagCTCCGGTCCACCGCTGCCTTCGGCCTACGAGCCGGAGCCCCTCGCCAAGTACGGCACGCTGGATGTGGCTTTCGAGTACGATTCCAACGAGCGTTGGCTCGCCGTCACGGTCACCGCGGCGACGGACATCCCCGCTCTCAAACAGGCGGGCAACATCTCGTGGCAGGTCCACCTCGTCCTGCTGCCTACCAAGAAGCAGCGGGCCAAGACGGGCGTCCAAAAGGGCCCGTGTCCGGTTTTCACCGAGACGTTCAAGTTCTCTCGAGTGGAACAGGAGGTGCTGAGCGATTGCGCCGTTCGATTTCGCCTGTACAGCATCAGAAGGATGAAAAAAGAGAAGGTCCTGGGCGAGAAGGTCTTCCACCTCACCAAGCTAAACCTGCAGGGGAAAATCGCTTTGCCCGTCACCCTCGAGCCTGGATCGGAACTTACA GGTTGTGGCTCAATGGTGAGCGTGTCCCGCAGCGCAGGGGCTGTGTCCTATCGCTCCACCGAGGACTCGTCCTCACCAGAAATCCTCCTGGGACTCGTGTACAACTCTGCCACGGGCCATCTGTCCGCCGAGGTGATCCAGGGGAGCCATTTTAAAAGTACAGCGTCCGATAAACCCGTCA ATGgtctgttttgttgtttaaagcattTCGTTGGGGGACAGCTTTATATCATGAGAG ACACCTACGTCACGCTGACCATGCTGGACTCCAAAGGCAAGGAGATGTCCAAGTTCAAGACGGCGGTATGCCGTGGGCAGCCCAGCCCCTCCTACAAAGAAACCTTCGTCTTCCAGGTGGCGCTCTTCCAGCTGACTGACGTGTCACTGGTTCTGTCCGTCTTCTCCCGCCGCAGCAGCATGAGGCCTCGGGAGCGCCTGGGCTGGGTCTCCTTGGGCCACAGCAGCACCGGCGAGGAGGAACTGGCCCACTGGATCGAGATGAAGGAGGCTGAGGGCCAGCAGGTGTGTCACTGGCACACCCTCACCGACACAAAGGGCCTGATTTACTGA
- the syt14b gene encoding synaptotagmin-14b isoform X5, producing the protein MKTITHPPPSHLVESGTEHHGGGRGWEELRRSRAHLCTTSNKLSVDNPDTVSNKTEAILTESEEERDPEPAVQSTTAACRSKNKEATEQEGDSSEASDENASSRIQKLQKTPSLAEGRPPPYQDRVSVACVSSSRSRVGGGSSPQRCSSEASVDQDTKSYLNKGCEEDSTAVMGPEDSSGPPLPSAYEPEPLAKYGTLDVAFEYDSNERWLAVTVTAATDIPALKQAGNISWQVHLVLLPTKKQRAKTGVQKGPCPVFTETFKFSRVEQEVLSDCAVRFRLYSIRRMKKEKVLGEKVFHLTKLNLQGKIALPVTLEPGSELTGCGSMVSVSRSAGAVSYRSTEDSSSPEILLGLVYNSATGHLSAEVIQGSHFKSTASDKPVNGLFCCLKHFVGGQLYIMRDTYVTLTMLDSKGKEMSKFKTAVCRGQPSPSYKETFVFQVALFQLTDVSLVLSVFSRRSSMRPRERLGWVSLGHSSTGEEELAHWIEMKEAEGQQVCHWHTLTDTKGLIY; encoded by the exons ATGAAGACCATCacgcacccccctccctcacactTGGTAGAGTCCGGGACAGAGCATCATGGCGGTGGACG GGGGTGGGAGGAACTGCGGCGTTCACGAGCTCATCTGTGCACGACGAG CAACAAACTGTCAGTGGACAATCCTGACACCGTGAGCAACAAGACAG AGGCAATTTTGACAGAAAGCGAAGAAGAAAGAGACCCGGAGCCTGCGGTCCAGTCTACGACCGCAGCGTGCCGCAGCAAAAACAAAGAGGCCACAGAACAGGAAGGCGACAGCAGTGAGGCCTCCGACGAAAACG CATCCAGCCGCATCCAGAAATTACAGAAAACGCCGTCGCTCGCGGAGGGCCGGCCTCCTCCCTATCAGGACCGGGTCTCGGTGGCCTGCGTGTCTTCCTCCCGTTCCCGTGTCGGCGGGGGGTCATCCCCTCAACGCTGCTCCAGTGAGGCCAGCGTGGACCAGGACACGAAGAGCTACCTCAACAAAGGTTGCGAGGAGGACAGCACTGCCGTGATGGGGCCCGAG gacagCTCCGGTCCACCGCTGCCTTCGGCCTACGAGCCGGAGCCCCTCGCCAAGTACGGCACGCTGGATGTGGCTTTCGAGTACGATTCCAACGAGCGTTGGCTCGCCGTCACGGTCACCGCGGCGACGGACATCCCCGCTCTCAAACAGGCGGGCAACATCTCGTGGCAGGTCCACCTCGTCCTGCTGCCTACCAAGAAGCAGCGGGCCAAGACGGGCGTCCAAAAGGGCCCGTGTCCGGTTTTCACCGAGACGTTCAAGTTCTCTCGAGTGGAACAGGAGGTGCTGAGCGATTGCGCCGTTCGATTTCGCCTGTACAGCATCAGAAGGATGAAAAAAGAGAAGGTCCTGGGCGAGAAGGTCTTCCACCTCACCAAGCTAAACCTGCAGGGGAAAATCGCTTTGCCCGTCACCCTCGAGCCTGGATCGGAACTTACA GGTTGTGGCTCAATGGTGAGCGTGTCCCGCAGCGCAGGGGCTGTGTCCTATCGCTCCACCGAGGACTCGTCCTCACCAGAAATCCTCCTGGGACTCGTGTACAACTCTGCCACGGGCCATCTGTCCGCCGAGGTGATCCAGGGGAGCCATTTTAAAAGTACAGCGTCCGATAAACCCGTCA ATGgtctgttttgttgtttaaagcattTCGTTGGGGGACAGCTTTATATCATGAGAG ACACCTACGTCACGCTGACCATGCTGGACTCCAAAGGCAAGGAGATGTCCAAGTTCAAGACGGCGGTATGCCGTGGGCAGCCCAGCCCCTCCTACAAAGAAACCTTCGTCTTCCAGGTGGCGCTCTTCCAGCTGACTGACGTGTCACTGGTTCTGTCCGTCTTCTCCCGCCGCAGCAGCATGAGGCCTCGGGAGCGCCTGGGCTGGGTCTCCTTGGGCCACAGCAGCACCGGCGAGGAGGAACTGGCCCACTGGATCGAGATGAAGGAGGCTGAGGGCCAGCAGGTGTGTCACTGGCACACCCTCACCGACACAAAGGGCCTGATTTACTGA
- the syt14b gene encoding synaptotagmin-14b isoform X3: MAFFKSFQQNLPSVSISSILDTVSSKVDDLANAVSDVTYAVSDQLSEQVSTIINKVQEEEDGDQDWAQDGKAASRSLWPETSSKSKNNSSGDVAEAECEQSQLEWEWRDGCWRVKKTEAELAEEERRKKEEKELLEEREMRRKERREKRLEKAGVTTKNQEPSKEGQEEQTEADELKKTGQEARQGEDATQPGGRDACDESPPSSGAESERTFPEHEEEKNERDDEERYGLDREGDDEDAPDAPQVKKKKLDKKKEKAAKKAEKKEKDRKRKKKDKSKREAILTESEEERDPEPAVQSTTAACRSKNKEATEQEGDSSEASDENASSRIQKLQKTPSLAEGRPPPYQDRVSVACVSSSRSRVGGGSSPQRCSSEASVDQDTKSYLNKGCEEDSTAVMGPEDSSGPPLPSAYEPEPLAKYGTLDVAFEYDSNERWLAVTVTAATDIPALKQAGNISWQVHLVLLPTKKQRAKTGVQKGPCPVFTETFKFSRVEQEVLSDCAVRFRLYSIRRMKKEKVLGEKVFHLTKLNLQGKIALPVTLEPGSELTGCGSMVSVSRSAGAVSYRSTEDSSSPEILLGLVYNSATGHLSAEVIQGSHFKSTASDKPVTFRWGTALYHERHLRHADHAGLQRQGDVQVQDGGMPWAAQPLLQRNLRLPGGALPAD, from the exons ATGGCCTTCTTCAAGAGCTTTCAGCAGAACCTTCCGTCCGTCAGCATTTCCTCCATCTTGGACACGGTCAGCAGCAAAGTGGACGACCTGGCCAACGCCGTCAGCGATGTGACGTACGCCGTTAGCGACCAGCTGAGCGAGCAGGTCAGCACCATCATCAACAAggtccaggaggaggaggacggagATCAGGATTGGGCGCAGGACGGGAAAGCCGCGAGTAGAAGTTTGTGGCCGGAAACGAGTTCAAAATCGAAAAACAACTCAAGCGGTGACGTCGCCGAGGCGGAGTGTGAACAAAGCCAGCTGGAGTGGGAATGGAGGGACGGATGCTGGCGGGTGAAGAAGACGGAAGCCGAGTTagcggaggaggagaggaggaagaaagagGAGAAAGAGTTGCTGGAGGAGAGGGAGATGAGGAGGAAAGAGAGGAGAGAGAAGCGCTTGGAGAAGGCCGGCGTGACTACGAAAAACCAGGAGCCTTCTAAAGAGGGACAGGAAGAGCAGACGGAAGCcgacgaattaaaaaaaacaggccaaGAAGCGAGGCAAGGTGAAGACGCAACACAGCCCGGCGGACGCGACGCGTGTGATGAATCGCCTCCGTCGTCGGGCGCCGAAAGTGAGAGGACGTTCCCTGAACATGAGGAGGAAAAGAATGAACGAGATGACGAGGAGCGGTACGGCCTCGACAGAGAAGGTGACGACGAGGACGCGCCGGATGCCCCtcaagtgaaaaagaaaaagttggatAAAAAGAAGGAGAAAGCGGCTAAGAAAGCggagaagaaggagaaagaCAGGAAGCGCAAGAAgaaagacaaaagcaaacgag AGGCAATTTTGACAGAAAGCGAAGAAGAAAGAGACCCGGAGCCTGCGGTCCAGTCTACGACCGCAGCGTGCCGCAGCAAAAACAAAGAGGCCACAGAACAGGAAGGCGACAGCAGTGAGGCCTCCGACGAAAACG CATCCAGCCGCATCCAGAAATTACAGAAAACGCCGTCGCTCGCGGAGGGCCGGCCTCCTCCCTATCAGGACCGGGTCTCGGTGGCCTGCGTGTCTTCCTCCCGTTCCCGTGTCGGCGGGGGGTCATCCCCTCAACGCTGCTCCAGTGAGGCCAGCGTGGACCAGGACACGAAGAGCTACCTCAACAAAGGTTGCGAGGAGGACAGCACTGCCGTGATGGGGCCCGAG gacagCTCCGGTCCACCGCTGCCTTCGGCCTACGAGCCGGAGCCCCTCGCCAAGTACGGCACGCTGGATGTGGCTTTCGAGTACGATTCCAACGAGCGTTGGCTCGCCGTCACGGTCACCGCGGCGACGGACATCCCCGCTCTCAAACAGGCGGGCAACATCTCGTGGCAGGTCCACCTCGTCCTGCTGCCTACCAAGAAGCAGCGGGCCAAGACGGGCGTCCAAAAGGGCCCGTGTCCGGTTTTCACCGAGACGTTCAAGTTCTCTCGAGTGGAACAGGAGGTGCTGAGCGATTGCGCCGTTCGATTTCGCCTGTACAGCATCAGAAGGATGAAAAAAGAGAAGGTCCTGGGCGAGAAGGTCTTCCACCTCACCAAGCTAAACCTGCAGGGGAAAATCGCTTTGCCCGTCACCCTCGAGCCTGGATCGGAACTTACA GGTTGTGGCTCAATGGTGAGCGTGTCCCGCAGCGCAGGGGCTGTGTCCTATCGCTCCACCGAGGACTCGTCCTCACCAGAAATCCTCCTGGGACTCGTGTACAACTCTGCCACGGGCCATCTGTCCGCCGAGGTGATCCAGGGGAGCCATTTTAAAAGTACAGCGTCCGATAAACCCGTCA cattTCGTTGGGGGACAGCTTTATATCATGAGAG ACACCTACGTCACGCTGACCATGCTGGACTCCAAAGGCAAGGAGATGTCCAAGTTCAAGACGGCGGTATGCCGTGGGCAGCCCAGCCCCTCCTACAAAGAAACCTTCGTCTTCCAGGTGGCGCTCTTCCAGCTGACTGA
- the syt14b gene encoding synaptotagmin-14b isoform X4, with protein sequence MAVDGGGRNCGVHELICARRVSPELLGVLSSIAAFMALMALFFLYLSNKLSVDNPDTVSNKTEAILTESEEERDPEPAVQSTTAACRSKNKEATEQEGDSSEASDENASSRIQKLQKTPSLAEGRPPPYQDRVSVACVSSSRSRVGGGSSPQRCSSEASVDQDTKSYLNKGCEEDSTAVMGPEDSSGPPLPSAYEPEPLAKYGTLDVAFEYDSNERWLAVTVTAATDIPALKQAGNISWQVHLVLLPTKKQRAKTGVQKGPCPVFTETFKFSRVEQEVLSDCAVRFRLYSIRRMKKEKVLGEKVFHLTKLNLQGKIALPVTLEPGSELTGCGSMVSVSRSAGAVSYRSTEDSSSPEILLGLVYNSATGHLSAEVIQGSHFKSTASDKPVNGLFCCLKHFVGGQLYIMRDTYVTLTMLDSKGKEMSKFKTAVCRGQPSPSYKETFVFQVALFQLTDVSLVLSVFSRRSSMRPRERLGWVSLGHSSTGEEELAHWIEMKEAEGQQVCHWHTLTDTKGLIY encoded by the exons ATGGCGGTGGACG GGGGTGGGAGGAACTGCGGCGTTCACGAGCTCATCTGTGCACGACGAG TGTCTCCTGAGCTTCTGGGTGTCCTGTCCTCCATCGCTGCCTTCATGGCACTGATGGCTCTGTTTTTTCTTTACCTCAGCAACAAACTGTCAGTGGACAATCCTGACACCGTGAGCAACAAGACAG AGGCAATTTTGACAGAAAGCGAAGAAGAAAGAGACCCGGAGCCTGCGGTCCAGTCTACGACCGCAGCGTGCCGCAGCAAAAACAAAGAGGCCACAGAACAGGAAGGCGACAGCAGTGAGGCCTCCGACGAAAACG CATCCAGCCGCATCCAGAAATTACAGAAAACGCCGTCGCTCGCGGAGGGCCGGCCTCCTCCCTATCAGGACCGGGTCTCGGTGGCCTGCGTGTCTTCCTCCCGTTCCCGTGTCGGCGGGGGGTCATCCCCTCAACGCTGCTCCAGTGAGGCCAGCGTGGACCAGGACACGAAGAGCTACCTCAACAAAGGTTGCGAGGAGGACAGCACTGCCGTGATGGGGCCCGAG gacagCTCCGGTCCACCGCTGCCTTCGGCCTACGAGCCGGAGCCCCTCGCCAAGTACGGCACGCTGGATGTGGCTTTCGAGTACGATTCCAACGAGCGTTGGCTCGCCGTCACGGTCACCGCGGCGACGGACATCCCCGCTCTCAAACAGGCGGGCAACATCTCGTGGCAGGTCCACCTCGTCCTGCTGCCTACCAAGAAGCAGCGGGCCAAGACGGGCGTCCAAAAGGGCCCGTGTCCGGTTTTCACCGAGACGTTCAAGTTCTCTCGAGTGGAACAGGAGGTGCTGAGCGATTGCGCCGTTCGATTTCGCCTGTACAGCATCAGAAGGATGAAAAAAGAGAAGGTCCTGGGCGAGAAGGTCTTCCACCTCACCAAGCTAAACCTGCAGGGGAAAATCGCTTTGCCCGTCACCCTCGAGCCTGGATCGGAACTTACA GGTTGTGGCTCAATGGTGAGCGTGTCCCGCAGCGCAGGGGCTGTGTCCTATCGCTCCACCGAGGACTCGTCCTCACCAGAAATCCTCCTGGGACTCGTGTACAACTCTGCCACGGGCCATCTGTCCGCCGAGGTGATCCAGGGGAGCCATTTTAAAAGTACAGCGTCCGATAAACCCGTCA ATGgtctgttttgttgtttaaagcattTCGTTGGGGGACAGCTTTATATCATGAGAG ACACCTACGTCACGCTGACCATGCTGGACTCCAAAGGCAAGGAGATGTCCAAGTTCAAGACGGCGGTATGCCGTGGGCAGCCCAGCCCCTCCTACAAAGAAACCTTCGTCTTCCAGGTGGCGCTCTTCCAGCTGACTGACGTGTCACTGGTTCTGTCCGTCTTCTCCCGCCGCAGCAGCATGAGGCCTCGGGAGCGCCTGGGCTGGGTCTCCTTGGGCCACAGCAGCACCGGCGAGGAGGAACTGGCCCACTGGATCGAGATGAAGGAGGCTGAGGGCCAGCAGGTGTGTCACTGGCACACCCTCACCGACACAAAGGGCCTGATTTACTGA
- the syt14b gene encoding synaptotagmin-14b isoform X1, translating to MAFFKSFQQNLPSVSISSILDTVSSKVDDLANAVSDVTYAVSDQLSEQVSTIINKVQEEEDGDQDWAQDGKAASRSLWPETSSKSKNNSSGDVAEAECEQSQLEWEWRDGCWRVKKTEAELAEEERRKKEEKELLEEREMRRKERREKRLEKAGVTTKNQEPSKEGQEEQTEADELKKTGQEARQGEDATQPGGRDACDESPPSSGAESERTFPEHEEEKNERDDEERYGLDREGDDEDAPDAPQVKKKKLDKKKEKAAKKAEKKEKDRKRKKKDKSKREAILTESEEERDPEPAVQSTTAACRSKNKEATEQEGDSSEASDENASSRIQKLQKTPSLAEGRPPPYQDRVSVACVSSSRSRVGGGSSPQRCSSEASVDQDTKSYLNKGCEEDSTAVMGPEDSSGPPLPSAYEPEPLAKYGTLDVAFEYDSNERWLAVTVTAATDIPALKQAGNISWQVHLVLLPTKKQRAKTGVQKGPCPVFTETFKFSRVEQEVLSDCAVRFRLYSIRRMKKEKVLGEKVFHLTKLNLQGKIALPVTLEPGSELTGCGSMVSVSRSAGAVSYRSTEDSSSPEILLGLVYNSATGHLSAEVIQGSHFKSTASDKPVNGLFCCLKHFVGGQLYIMRDTYVTLTMLDSKGKEMSKFKTAVCRGQPSPSYKETFVFQVALFQLTDVSLVLSVFSRRSSMRPRERLGWVSLGHSSTGEEELAHWIEMKEAEGQQVCHWHTLTDTKGLIY from the exons ATGGCCTTCTTCAAGAGCTTTCAGCAGAACCTTCCGTCCGTCAGCATTTCCTCCATCTTGGACACGGTCAGCAGCAAAGTGGACGACCTGGCCAACGCCGTCAGCGATGTGACGTACGCCGTTAGCGACCAGCTGAGCGAGCAGGTCAGCACCATCATCAACAAggtccaggaggaggaggacggagATCAGGATTGGGCGCAGGACGGGAAAGCCGCGAGTAGAAGTTTGTGGCCGGAAACGAGTTCAAAATCGAAAAACAACTCAAGCGGTGACGTCGCCGAGGCGGAGTGTGAACAAAGCCAGCTGGAGTGGGAATGGAGGGACGGATGCTGGCGGGTGAAGAAGACGGAAGCCGAGTTagcggaggaggagaggaggaagaaagagGAGAAAGAGTTGCTGGAGGAGAGGGAGATGAGGAGGAAAGAGAGGAGAGAGAAGCGCTTGGAGAAGGCCGGCGTGACTACGAAAAACCAGGAGCCTTCTAAAGAGGGACAGGAAGAGCAGACGGAAGCcgacgaattaaaaaaaacaggccaaGAAGCGAGGCAAGGTGAAGACGCAACACAGCCCGGCGGACGCGACGCGTGTGATGAATCGCCTCCGTCGTCGGGCGCCGAAAGTGAGAGGACGTTCCCTGAACATGAGGAGGAAAAGAATGAACGAGATGACGAGGAGCGGTACGGCCTCGACAGAGAAGGTGACGACGAGGACGCGCCGGATGCCCCtcaagtgaaaaagaaaaagttggatAAAAAGAAGGAGAAAGCGGCTAAGAAAGCggagaagaaggagaaagaCAGGAAGCGCAAGAAgaaagacaaaagcaaacgag AGGCAATTTTGACAGAAAGCGAAGAAGAAAGAGACCCGGAGCCTGCGGTCCAGTCTACGACCGCAGCGTGCCGCAGCAAAAACAAAGAGGCCACAGAACAGGAAGGCGACAGCAGTGAGGCCTCCGACGAAAACG CATCCAGCCGCATCCAGAAATTACAGAAAACGCCGTCGCTCGCGGAGGGCCGGCCTCCTCCCTATCAGGACCGGGTCTCGGTGGCCTGCGTGTCTTCCTCCCGTTCCCGTGTCGGCGGGGGGTCATCCCCTCAACGCTGCTCCAGTGAGGCCAGCGTGGACCAGGACACGAAGAGCTACCTCAACAAAGGTTGCGAGGAGGACAGCACTGCCGTGATGGGGCCCGAG gacagCTCCGGTCCACCGCTGCCTTCGGCCTACGAGCCGGAGCCCCTCGCCAAGTACGGCACGCTGGATGTGGCTTTCGAGTACGATTCCAACGAGCGTTGGCTCGCCGTCACGGTCACCGCGGCGACGGACATCCCCGCTCTCAAACAGGCGGGCAACATCTCGTGGCAGGTCCACCTCGTCCTGCTGCCTACCAAGAAGCAGCGGGCCAAGACGGGCGTCCAAAAGGGCCCGTGTCCGGTTTTCACCGAGACGTTCAAGTTCTCTCGAGTGGAACAGGAGGTGCTGAGCGATTGCGCCGTTCGATTTCGCCTGTACAGCATCAGAAGGATGAAAAAAGAGAAGGTCCTGGGCGAGAAGGTCTTCCACCTCACCAAGCTAAACCTGCAGGGGAAAATCGCTTTGCCCGTCACCCTCGAGCCTGGATCGGAACTTACA GGTTGTGGCTCAATGGTGAGCGTGTCCCGCAGCGCAGGGGCTGTGTCCTATCGCTCCACCGAGGACTCGTCCTCACCAGAAATCCTCCTGGGACTCGTGTACAACTCTGCCACGGGCCATCTGTCCGCCGAGGTGATCCAGGGGAGCCATTTTAAAAGTACAGCGTCCGATAAACCCGTCA ATGgtctgttttgttgtttaaagcattTCGTTGGGGGACAGCTTTATATCATGAGAG ACACCTACGTCACGCTGACCATGCTGGACTCCAAAGGCAAGGAGATGTCCAAGTTCAAGACGGCGGTATGCCGTGGGCAGCCCAGCCCCTCCTACAAAGAAACCTTCGTCTTCCAGGTGGCGCTCTTCCAGCTGACTGACGTGTCACTGGTTCTGTCCGTCTTCTCCCGCCGCAGCAGCATGAGGCCTCGGGAGCGCCTGGGCTGGGTCTCCTTGGGCCACAGCAGCACCGGCGAGGAGGAACTGGCCCACTGGATCGAGATGAAGGAGGCTGAGGGCCAGCAGGTGTGTCACTGGCACACCCTCACCGACACAAAGGGCCTGATTTACTGA
- the syt14b gene encoding synaptotagmin-14b isoform X6 has protein sequence MALMALFFLYLSNKLSVDNPDTVSNKTEAILTESEEERDPEPAVQSTTAACRSKNKEATEQEGDSSEASDENASSRIQKLQKTPSLAEGRPPPYQDRVSVACVSSSRSRVGGGSSPQRCSSEASVDQDTKSYLNKGCEEDSTAVMGPEDSSGPPLPSAYEPEPLAKYGTLDVAFEYDSNERWLAVTVTAATDIPALKQAGNISWQVHLVLLPTKKQRAKTGVQKGPCPVFTETFKFSRVEQEVLSDCAVRFRLYSIRRMKKEKVLGEKVFHLTKLNLQGKIALPVTLEPGSELTGCGSMVSVSRSAGAVSYRSTEDSSSPEILLGLVYNSATGHLSAEVIQGSHFKSTASDKPVNGLFCCLKHFVGGQLYIMRDTYVTLTMLDSKGKEMSKFKTAVCRGQPSPSYKETFVFQVALFQLTDVSLVLSVFSRRSSMRPRERLGWVSLGHSSTGEEELAHWIEMKEAEGQQVCHWHTLTDTKGLIY, from the exons ATGGCACTGATGGCTCTGTTTTTTCTTTACCTCAGCAACAAACTGTCAGTGGACAATCCTGACACCGTGAGCAACAAGACAG AGGCAATTTTGACAGAAAGCGAAGAAGAAAGAGACCCGGAGCCTGCGGTCCAGTCTACGACCGCAGCGTGCCGCAGCAAAAACAAAGAGGCCACAGAACAGGAAGGCGACAGCAGTGAGGCCTCCGACGAAAACG CATCCAGCCGCATCCAGAAATTACAGAAAACGCCGTCGCTCGCGGAGGGCCGGCCTCCTCCCTATCAGGACCGGGTCTCGGTGGCCTGCGTGTCTTCCTCCCGTTCCCGTGTCGGCGGGGGGTCATCCCCTCAACGCTGCTCCAGTGAGGCCAGCGTGGACCAGGACACGAAGAGCTACCTCAACAAAGGTTGCGAGGAGGACAGCACTGCCGTGATGGGGCCCGAG gacagCTCCGGTCCACCGCTGCCTTCGGCCTACGAGCCGGAGCCCCTCGCCAAGTACGGCACGCTGGATGTGGCTTTCGAGTACGATTCCAACGAGCGTTGGCTCGCCGTCACGGTCACCGCGGCGACGGACATCCCCGCTCTCAAACAGGCGGGCAACATCTCGTGGCAGGTCCACCTCGTCCTGCTGCCTACCAAGAAGCAGCGGGCCAAGACGGGCGTCCAAAAGGGCCCGTGTCCGGTTTTCACCGAGACGTTCAAGTTCTCTCGAGTGGAACAGGAGGTGCTGAGCGATTGCGCCGTTCGATTTCGCCTGTACAGCATCAGAAGGATGAAAAAAGAGAAGGTCCTGGGCGAGAAGGTCTTCCACCTCACCAAGCTAAACCTGCAGGGGAAAATCGCTTTGCCCGTCACCCTCGAGCCTGGATCGGAACTTACA GGTTGTGGCTCAATGGTGAGCGTGTCCCGCAGCGCAGGGGCTGTGTCCTATCGCTCCACCGAGGACTCGTCCTCACCAGAAATCCTCCTGGGACTCGTGTACAACTCTGCCACGGGCCATCTGTCCGCCGAGGTGATCCAGGGGAGCCATTTTAAAAGTACAGCGTCCGATAAACCCGTCA ATGgtctgttttgttgtttaaagcattTCGTTGGGGGACAGCTTTATATCATGAGAG ACACCTACGTCACGCTGACCATGCTGGACTCCAAAGGCAAGGAGATGTCCAAGTTCAAGACGGCGGTATGCCGTGGGCAGCCCAGCCCCTCCTACAAAGAAACCTTCGTCTTCCAGGTGGCGCTCTTCCAGCTGACTGACGTGTCACTGGTTCTGTCCGTCTTCTCCCGCCGCAGCAGCATGAGGCCTCGGGAGCGCCTGGGCTGGGTCTCCTTGGGCCACAGCAGCACCGGCGAGGAGGAACTGGCCCACTGGATCGAGATGAAGGAGGCTGAGGGCCAGCAGGTGTGTCACTGGCACACCCTCACCGACACAAAGGGCCTGATTTACTGA